The following is a genomic window from Bacillus sp. V2I10.
ACGCCAGTTTAGCCCCGTGCTCAAGTTCTTCAAACGTTAAATGATACTGACCCTCTTTATCGAGCAGAGATTTGATTTGCAAAAGACGGGCAACGGTTTCTTCTTCCGTTTTTCCCAGCTCCTGATAACATTGTCTGATAAATTTTTCTGCCTCTATCATATATTCAAGTTGAGCAGCCACGATAACCTCCTAAATAACCAAGCTTATATAGTAAGAACTACGTAAATTTTTCAAAAAAGACTACTTCCGATATCATTACAGTATATCATCCCTATTGAAGCATACTTTTACTACAAACAAAACTTTGATGAACTTTTCTATACGGAAAATATATATATGAAGGATTCTCGCCTAATTCATATCTCTCAGGAGGAATTTCGCTCTAGGAAAAAGATATTCTATAAAAATATGAAAAACTTATCATTTTTTTGTTGCAATATGAAAGCCCTTTATTTAAAATAGGGTTTATGCAAGCGATTGCACGAGATTGCACTCATATTTGCACAACATTATTTTAAAAAATAAGTAAGCAATTCTTCCTAATAATGAATTCGTTTACACTATTTATATTTAATAAGGGAAAGAAGGGCAAAAGATGAAGAACTTATTATCGTTTGATTTCTGGCAAAAATTCGGTAAAGCCTTGATGGTTGTTGTAGCCGTTATGCCAGCAGCCGGAATTATGATCTCACTTGGCAAGTTAATCGCCATGTCAGGCGGAGACATCACGCTCGTGCAAACGATTGCACGAGTAATGGAAGATATCGGTTGGGGCATTATCACCAATCTTCACATCCTGTTTGCAGTTGCGATTGGGGGTTCCTGGGCTAAAGAACGCGCTGGCGGAGCGTTCGCTGCATTAATCGCGTTCATTCTTATTAACCGTATTACAGGAGCGATCTTTGGAGTTAATTCTGCTATGCTTGCAGATCCTGAAGCGACTGTAAATTCTTTATTCGGACAAGAATTAATTGTTAAAGATTACTTCACATCTGTATTAGGTGCCCCGGCATTAAACATGGGTGTATTCGTTGGGATTATCGCAGGTTTCCTTGGTGCAAACCTGTTTAATAAATATTACAATTACAATAAGCTTCCAGAATCACTTTCATTCTTTAACGGCAAGCGCTTTGTGCCTTTCGCAGTTATCGGCGGATCTGTTGTAACCGCTATCGTATTATCTCTAGTTTGGCCATTTATTCAAGGCCTTTTAAATGACTTCGGTCAATGGATTGCCACTTCACGCAACACGGCACCAATTGTTGCACCATTTATCTTTGGCGCACTTGAGCGCCTGCTTCTTCCTTTCGGTCTTCATCACATGCTGACAGTGCCGATGAACTATACGTCTCTTGGCGGAACATACGAAATCTTAACTGGCGGAAGCGCTGGTTCAACGGTATCCGGTCAAGATCCTTTATGGCTTGCATGGATTGCCGACTTAAACAACTTCCTTGCTGCAGGAGATACTGCAAGCTATAACAAGTTGTTAAATGACGTGACACCAGCCCGTTTTAAAGTTGGACAAATGATTCTTTCTACAGCCTCACTAATCGGTATTGCTTATGCGATGTACCGCAATGTTGATAAAGACAAACGAATGAAATATAAATCAATGTTCCTATCTGCAGGTCTTGCAGTATTTTTAACTGGCGTAACAGAGCCAATCGAATTCATGTTCATGTTCGCTGCTCCTGTTCTGTATGTTGTATACGCTATTACAACAGGGCTTGCATTTGCGATCGTCGATATCATCGACATCCGTGTTCACTCATTTGGTTTCATTGAGTTATTAACACGTACTCCAATGATCATTAAAGCTGGTTTATGGATGGATATCGTGAACTTTGTTCTTGCATGTTTAGTATTCTTTGGTCTTAACTTTGGAATCGCTAACTTCATGATCAAACGATTCAACTTCCCTACTCCGGGACGCAACGGAAACTACATCGATTCTGAAGAGCCTGCTGCTAAAGGCAATGGTGAAGTAAACAGCGATTCACAGGCTTCTGCTATCATTACTTTACTTGGCGGATCTGCTAATATTGAAGATGTAGATGCATGTATGACACGCCTTCGTGTTACTGTAAAAGATTCAGGCAAGGTTGCAGGCGAGGCGCAATGGAAAGAGAACGGCGCTCTTGGTTTAATTATTAAAGACAAAGGTGTACAAGCAATCTACGGACCGAAAGCAGATGTTTTAAAATCTGATATTCAAGATACGTTAGGAGCTTAACCATGAAATTATTAACGCTTAATTGTCACTCTTGGCAAGAAGAAAACCAGATGGAGAAAATCAAAACACTGGCAAAAACAATCCAGGAAAAATCATATGATGTCATTGCCCTTCAGGAAGTCAGCCAGCTTGAAGATGAGCCCATCGTTTATGATCAGTTAAAAAAGAACAATTATGCGTTAGTTCTTCTCGACGAGCTGAAACAGCTTGGAGTAACTGATTATCATCTCGTTTGGGGGTTTGCCCATATGGGATATCCTGGATACGAGGAAGGCTTGGCTATTTTATCCAAGCATCCTATAACCAATAATGAAACCTTCTTCGTTACCAAAGGTCAGAATACCTGGAAAGTCCGGTCAATCGTTTGTGCCACAATTCAATACAATGAGCGATTACTCTCCTTTTACTCATGTCATCTTGGCTGGTGGCATGACGAAGAGGAGCCATGTAAATTCCAGATGGATTCTCTTCTTCAAAAGCTTGACCGATCTCATCCGTTCTTTTTAATGGGTGACTTCAATAACAGCGCTGATATAAGAGATGAAGGTTATGACTACCTCCTGTCAAACGGTTTATATGATACGTATAAACTTGCTGAAGATAAGGATTCAGGCATAACCGTTAAAGGCAAAATAGCCGGCTGGGATGAAAATAAACAAGATTTGCGCATTGATTTGATTCTATCAAGTGAAAAGGTTAAAGTGCTGTCATCCAAAGTTATTTTCAACGGTGATCATAAACCTGTCGTTTCAGATCATTATGGTGTTGAGACAGAGATTAGCATGTAAATGAGGGCTGCTTCTTTTTAAAGAGGCAGCTTTTTTTTATTTTGTCACCTTTTCTTCTTCTTTTGTGTTTATCCTTTATATCTCACGGGGAAATTAAAAAGGTTATAGGGAGGCCGACTATGAAAGATTTGCTAAGAAGAATTCACCAGCACGAATTAAACGACTTATCAGCAGTTATTGCCTATTATTTTTTACTTTCCCTTTTTCCGCTGCTTATTTTTTTAATTGCCATGTTTCCATATTTTTCGCTAGATGTTTCTCCATTATTAACATGGATTAATCACTACGTGCCTTCTGAAACAGCTGAGCTGCTTACAGAACAGATCAAAAGTCTGTTTGGGGAAACAAATAGCTACATTCTCGCATTCGGCCTGATCGCAGCGCTCTGGTCTGCAAGTAACGCGACACATATTTTGATTCGGGCATTTAACCGGGCACTTGAAATTAAAGAAACCCGTCCTTTCATTAAAGTCCGTATTGATGCTCTGCTTTTGGCAGCAGGCCTAATCATTACAATTACAATCGCCCTGCTTCTTCCTGTATTTGGAAAAGTCATCATCGACAGTGCGACTCAGTATGCGCCCTTTCTTGAAAATATCAATCCGCTATTGAATCAGGCCAGGTGGATTCTTTCATTTTTCATGATTAATTTGGTTTTGCTCGCCCTTTATTATTTTGCGCCAAGTGAAAAGCTTGGATTTTTTGAAATCTATTTCGGATCTCTTTTAGCCACAACGCTCTGGATTATAAGCTCATATGGGTTTTCTTTTTACGTTGATAATTTCAAAGCCTTTAATGCTGCTTATGGAAGTTTGGGAGGCATCATTATTTTACTGATTTGGCTGTATTTCACAGCCTTCTCCATTTTGCTTGGCGGAGAAATAAATGCGATGCTCGTCTGCCGCAGAAGGAAAAAGTTCTGTCCTAACTGATTTCTCCTGAATGTACCAGTTTTGATATATATGGCAGAGGGTACTTTTACGGTAAGAAGACGAAAGAGGAGAAAGGAGATCTCATGTTAGATTTCATCATAAATCTATTGCGGGAGTTTGGAATATGGGGTCTGATGGCAGGTCTTGCAATTGAAGCTTCATCCCTGCCTTTTCCAGGTTCACTTATAACCCTTGCGTATGGCTATTTACTGGATTTATCGATACTCCAATTAATCTGGATTGCCCTTTTAGGGAGTGCGGTTTATACGGTATTCAGTTTTATTCCTTATTGGATTGGATATAAATTAGAGCATAAAATGAAAAAGAAGCTGACAAAAAAGAAAAAAACATTTGAAAAAACGCAGCGCTGGTTTAATAAATGCGGTCTTTGGAGCATTGCAATTGCACGGCCCTTAGGAATCGGCAACTATATTTCTTACGTTTCAGGCCTTTCAAAAGTGAAGGCTTTGCCATTTGCTGGCCTTACATTTTTAGGGGTATTCCCTCTAAATATCACCATGCTCTGGCTTGGACAGATTGGCAGCCTAAAATCGATTACTGCATTCATGTCAGATATGCAGACTTATCTTATAATTGCCGCCGGATTGGCGATTGTCCTATTCCTTCTCTACCGTTTTGTCTACAAGAAGAAGGATTGTTCTGATTCAGCAAGTTCCTCCAGTCAAAAGGTTTAATTAGAAAAGCGGAAGCGCCCTTTAGCTCAGGGCATGGCAGAACAAATCCGGCAGAAAAATTCCGGTCTTGATTTTTTTGCCGGATTTGTTCTGGCGATGAAGCTAGACAAAAATGCGCAAAATTTTATACGTTCTTATCTCTAAAAAAATCCAAGGGGAATCCCCTTGGATTATTTTTTTGCACCAATCAGGTAAATCAGCGACAAAATGATGCATATCGCGAGTGTGATAATCGTACCGATAGGCGGTGAAGTCATTAATATCCCAACTAGAATCGCAAGTAATGCAATTAGTGAAAACCATGATGTATAAGGATAGCTTTTTACAAAAAAACCTTTTAGCGCAACTCCTGGTTTTCTGCTTTTCAAATGAGCAATTGTAAGCAAAATCCAGATCGTTAAAATCGCATATCCAGGCACAACCATCAGATAGCCAAACGTTTCGCCTTCAGCAAATACCGCAATGATTACTCCGACATATAAGAATGAAGTACTCGCAAGCAGCGCTCTGACTGGAACACGTTTAGAAGATAACTTCGAGAAAAACTTCGGTGCATTTCCGTCCAAAGCCTGTGTATACAGGAGACGGGATGCAGCATACATTCCCGTGTTTGCCGCAGATATCACAGCAGTCAGCAGGACGAAATTCATAAAGCCCCCTATATAAGGAATACCAAGTGTATCGAATACCGTAACAAATGGGCTT
Proteins encoded in this region:
- a CDS encoding PTS transporter subunit IIBC is translated as MKNLLSFDFWQKFGKALMVVVAVMPAAGIMISLGKLIAMSGGDITLVQTIARVMEDIGWGIITNLHILFAVAIGGSWAKERAGGAFAALIAFILINRITGAIFGVNSAMLADPEATVNSLFGQELIVKDYFTSVLGAPALNMGVFVGIIAGFLGANLFNKYYNYNKLPESLSFFNGKRFVPFAVIGGSVVTAIVLSLVWPFIQGLLNDFGQWIATSRNTAPIVAPFIFGALERLLLPFGLHHMLTVPMNYTSLGGTYEILTGGSAGSTVSGQDPLWLAWIADLNNFLAAGDTASYNKLLNDVTPARFKVGQMILSTASLIGIAYAMYRNVDKDKRMKYKSMFLSAGLAVFLTGVTEPIEFMFMFAAPVLYVVYAITTGLAFAIVDIIDIRVHSFGFIELLTRTPMIIKAGLWMDIVNFVLACLVFFGLNFGIANFMIKRFNFPTPGRNGNYIDSEEPAAKGNGEVNSDSQASAIITLLGGSANIEDVDACMTRLRVTVKDSGKVAGEAQWKENGALGLIIKDKGVQAIYGPKADVLKSDIQDTLGA
- a CDS encoding endonuclease/exonuclease/phosphatase family protein, whose protein sequence is MKLLTLNCHSWQEENQMEKIKTLAKTIQEKSYDVIALQEVSQLEDEPIVYDQLKKNNYALVLLDELKQLGVTDYHLVWGFAHMGYPGYEEGLAILSKHPITNNETFFVTKGQNTWKVRSIVCATIQYNERLLSFYSCHLGWWHDEEEPCKFQMDSLLQKLDRSHPFFLMGDFNNSADIRDEGYDYLLSNGLYDTYKLAEDKDSGITVKGKIAGWDENKQDLRIDLILSSEKVKVLSSKVIFNGDHKPVVSDHYGVETEISM
- a CDS encoding YihY/virulence factor BrkB family protein, translating into MKDLLRRIHQHELNDLSAVIAYYFLLSLFPLLIFLIAMFPYFSLDVSPLLTWINHYVPSETAELLTEQIKSLFGETNSYILAFGLIAALWSASNATHILIRAFNRALEIKETRPFIKVRIDALLLAAGLIITITIALLLPVFGKVIIDSATQYAPFLENINPLLNQARWILSFFMINLVLLALYYFAPSEKLGFFEIYFGSLLATTLWIISSYGFSFYVDNFKAFNAAYGSLGGIIILLIWLYFTAFSILLGGEINAMLVCRRRKKFCPN
- a CDS encoding DedA family protein; the protein is MLDFIINLLREFGIWGLMAGLAIEASSLPFPGSLITLAYGYLLDLSILQLIWIALLGSAVYTVFSFIPYWIGYKLEHKMKKKLTKKKKTFEKTQRWFNKCGLWSIAIARPLGIGNYISYVSGLSKVKALPFAGLTFLGVFPLNITMLWLGQIGSLKSITAFMSDMQTYLIIAAGLAIVLFLLYRFVYKKKDCSDSASSSSQKV